From Chloroflexota bacterium, the proteins below share one genomic window:
- the aroA gene encoding 3-phosphoshikimate 1-carboxyvinyltransferase — MAGKTLLKTISSPKQLAGEIAVPGDKSISHRALIFNSLALGDSKISNLSPGRDCLSTINCLKSLGVKLAKEKQEGKPPVVVIYGIGNRGLTEARDVLNAGNSATTMRLLSGVLASQVFLSILTGDVSLRSRPMKRLIEPLRLMGAEIYGRGDDSFAPLVIRGKRLRGVTYPLSVPSAQIKSAILLAGLFAQGGTTVKQLQPSRDHTERLLKRMGAKIENDNGHISLTPLKAPLTSVDLCVPGDISSAAYWLVAGAIHQNAKIKIVNCGVNPTRTGIIDVLLAMGAKLKIENQRLEGNEPVADLCIESSNLRAIEIGGDIIPRLIDEIPLLAVAACVAQGKTVVRDAGELRVKESDRITTTVRELSRLGVRIEEQPDGMVIYGGGTLLGTEVTSHFDHRLAMSLAIAGLAAKGNTSIQNAQVAEISNPCFWEELERLARHQDKR; from the coding sequence ATGGCTGGGAAAACGCTACTAAAAACAATCTCATCACCTAAGCAATTGGCTGGAGAAATTGCTGTACCCGGTGATAAATCTATTTCACATCGTGCTCTAATCTTCAACAGTTTAGCGTTAGGTGACAGTAAGATTAGCAATCTATCGCCGGGGAGGGATTGTCTCTCAACAATTAACTGTTTGAAGTCCCTCGGGGTGAAGCTTGCGAAAGAAAAACAAGAAGGCAAGCCCCCAGTTGTTGTTATTTACGGCATTGGTAATAGAGGCTTAACCGAAGCTAGAGATGTTCTTAATGCCGGGAATAGTGCTACGACCATGCGTCTTCTCAGTGGCGTACTTGCTTCACAAGTATTCCTTTCCATTCTTACTGGTGACGTTTCTCTTCGCTCTCGGCCGATGAAACGTTTGATCGAGCCACTCCGTTTGATGGGCGCTGAAATCTACGGACGTGGTGATGATTCCTTTGCTCCTCTGGTTATCAGGGGTAAGAGACTACGCGGTGTGACCTATCCCTTGTCGGTACCCAGTGCTCAGATTAAGTCGGCGATTTTGTTAGCTGGCCTATTTGCTCAGGGAGGTACCACTGTGAAGCAACTTCAACCATCTCGCGACCACACGGAGCGGCTGCTTAAACGGATGGGTGCTAAAATTGAAAATGACAATGGCCATATATCTTTGACACCTTTAAAGGCTCCTTTAACCTCGGTTGACCTCTGTGTACCCGGTGACATAAGCTCGGCAGCTTACTGGCTGGTTGCCGGCGCTATACATCAAAACGCTAAGATTAAGATAGTAAATTGCGGCGTTAATCCGACACGAACTGGAATTATAGATGTCCTTTTAGCTATGGGCGCCAAACTTAAAATAGAGAACCAACGGTTGGAAGGTAATGAGCCTGTTGCTGACCTGTGCATAGAATCAAGCAATCTAAGGGCTATTGAAATCGGCGGAGATATAATCCCCCGCTTAATTGATGAAATTCCACTACTGGCTGTAGCAGCCTGTGTAGCCCAAGGCAAAACAGTGGTCAGAGACGCCGGTGAGTTACGGGTCAAAGAATCTGATAGAATTACGACAACAGTTCGAGAGCTCTCCCGTCTTGGTGTCAGGATTGAAGAGCAACCCGATGGCATGGTTATTTACGGAGGTGGAACACTGTTGGGCACAGAGGTCACCAGCCATTTTGACCACCGACTGGCGATGAGCCTGGCAATCGCTGGCCTGGCTGCCAAAGGGAACACCTCAATCCAGAATGCTCAGGTGGCAGAAATATCCAATCCATGTTTTTGGGAAGAGTTGGAGAGGCTTGCCAGGCATCAGGATAAGAGATGA
- a CDS encoding guanylate kinase, which yields MNKTLSPPPLFIVISGPSGVGKDAALDKMKKAGFPFHYVLTATTRPKRQGERDGVDYQFLSEEKFRQMIKTNQFLEWAKVYGNYYGVPKREIKEALKAGLDTIVKVDVQGATTIKQILPDAVFIFLMPPSIGELANRLKQRHGLSSPDLDLRLNKAQEEIESLPLFDYVVISHTDGLDLTVTQINAIVTAEKCRLKPRVVTL from the coding sequence ATAAACAAAACTCTATCTCCACCCCCTCTCTTCATCGTTATCTCCGGCCCCTCTGGCGTTGGAAAGGATGCTGCATTGGATAAGATGAAAAAGGCGGGCTTTCCCTTCCACTATGTTTTGACTGCGACCACTCGCCCAAAGCGTCAGGGAGAGAGGGATGGTGTTGATTACCAGTTCTTATCCGAAGAAAAATTCCGTCAAATGATTAAAACGAATCAATTTTTGGAATGGGCAAAGGTTTATGGTAATTATTATGGCGTGCCTAAACGAGAGATAAAAGAAGCTTTAAAAGCGGGATTGGACACCATCGTGAAAGTAGATGTTCAGGGTGCAACTACTATCAAGCAAATTTTGCCTGATGCTGTATTTATATTTCTTATGCCCCCATCGATAGGAGAGTTAGCTAATCGGTTGAAGCAACGGCATGGATTATCCTCGCCAGACTTAGACTTGCGATTAAATAAAGCCCAGGAAGAAATAGAAAGCTTACCCCTTTTCGATTATGTCGTGATAAGCCATACTGATGGCCTAGACCTCACTGTCACCCAGATAAATGCCATTGTAACTGCTGAGAAATGTCGGTTAAAACCAAGAGTGGTGACGTTATAG
- the ybeY gene encoding rRNA maturation RNase YbeY codes for MVAKPEINISVDQNLEVSLKESWLQGIATKALETEGIISSAEMGLVITDSKTIQKLNRIYRGEDKPTDVLAFHMPPSTNQGPEQPFVGPPDGVLHLGEVVISYPQAVKQAQKQGHSVTQELALLIVHGVLHLLGYDHELPQENQQMRAKENAILERLGSA; via the coding sequence ATTGTGGCTAAGCCGGAAATCAATATCTCTGTGGACCAGAATCTAGAGGTTTCCCTGAAGGAAAGCTGGCTTCAAGGAATAGCTACAAAAGCTCTTGAAACCGAAGGTATTATCTCGTCAGCGGAAATGGGGTTAGTCATCACCGACAGCAAAACAATTCAGAAGTTAAATAGAATCTATCGAGGCGAGGATAAGCCTACCGACGTGCTCGCTTTCCATATGCCTCCTAGCACGAATCAAGGACCAGAACAACCCTTTGTTGGCCCTCCGGATGGCGTACTCCATTTGGGTGAAGTGGTTATTTCATATCCCCAAGCGGTCAAACAAGCACAAAAGCAGGGGCATAGTGTAACACAGGAGTTAGCACTGCTAATTGTCCACGGTGTCCTTCATCTTTTGGGATATGACCACGAACTTCCTCAGGAGAACCAGCAGATGAGAGCTAAAGAAAACGCCATTCTAGAAAGGTTGGGCTCTGCTTGA
- a CDS encoding CoA transferase, whose translation MGGELMKKPLEGIRVIELGMFHAGPGGAAILGDLGAEVIKVEQPGSGDPIRKLDFVGRVRLELEGGHSIWHEGANRSKKSVTIDLNKEKGREITYRLVSKSDVFLTSMRRPAVEKLKMDYATLSKVNPKIIYAWVSGYGPNGPDRDVGAFDYQGQGRSGMMFCVGEPDMTPLVSQFGIIDQATSIMASHEILTALLMRERFGIGQEVHVSILSTALYMLYCNVLIALVGGFEAPRHQRSKEYPLRNYYKCADGRWFILTATIFDKYWSSLCQAIGHPELENDARFDSIEKLLVNSEQLVALFDQIFAAQPRDEWLRIFAEYDLPAAPVNRLCELVDDKQIMENGYIMDFDHPRLGKIRIPGYPIHFSKTNAITKIAAPELGEHTGFILREVGGYSDKEIAQLKSEGVI comes from the coding sequence ATGGGAGGTGAGTTAATGAAGAAACCTTTAGAAGGGATTCGAGTTATAGAGCTTGGGATGTTCCATGCAGGACCAGGCGGTGCTGCTATTTTAGGTGACCTGGGTGCAGAGGTAATAAAAGTAGAACAGCCGGGCTCAGGGGATCCTATTCGAAAGCTAGATTTTGTAGGGCGTGTCCGCCTGGAGCTTGAAGGTGGGCATAGTATATGGCATGAAGGTGCTAACCGCAGCAAGAAAAGTGTGACCATAGACCTGAACAAGGAAAAGGGAAGGGAAATAACTTATCGACTGGTAAGTAAATCGGATGTTTTTCTTACCAGTATGCGCAGGCCGGCTGTGGAGAAGCTGAAGATGGATTATGCCACACTATCCAAGGTCAACCCGAAGATTATTTATGCCTGGGTTTCAGGCTATGGTCCAAATGGCCCTGATCGCGATGTAGGTGCCTTTGACTATCAGGGGCAAGGCAGGTCAGGGATGATGTTCTGTGTAGGAGAGCCAGACATGACACCGCTTGTCTCCCAGTTTGGGATTATTGACCAAGCTACATCGATCATGGCTAGCCATGAGATTTTAACTGCCCTGTTGATGCGGGAACGGTTCGGGATTGGACAGGAAGTCCACGTTTCCATTTTGAGTACTGCTCTCTATATGCTTTATTGCAATGTTCTAATTGCTCTTGTTGGTGGCTTTGAAGCCCCCCGTCACCAGCGGTCAAAGGAGTACCCACTTAGAAACTATTACAAGTGTGCTGACGGTCGCTGGTTTATCCTGACAGCAACCATCTTTGATAAGTATTGGTCGTCACTTTGCCAAGCAATTGGGCACCCTGAATTGGAGAATGATGCAAGGTTTGACTCAATTGAAAAGCTGCTCGTTAATTCCGAGCAGCTCGTTGCCCTTTTTGATCAAATTTTTGCTGCCCAGCCCAGAGATGAATGGCTCAGAATCTTTGCCGAATACGATTTACCTGCGGCTCCTGTTAATAGGTTATGTGAACTTGTCGATGATAAGCAGATAATGGAAAACGGCTATATTATGGATTTTGATCATCCTAGATTAGGAAAGATAAGGATACCAGGTTATCCTATCCATTTTAGTAAGACAAACGCCATAACTAAGATTGCTGCCCCAGAGCTAGGAGAGCACACGGGCTTTATTTTGAGAGAGGTCGGTGGCTATTCGGACAAGGAAATAGCCCAACTCAAGAGTGAGGGTGTGATTTAA
- a CDS encoding 3-oxoacyl-ACP reductase FabG, giving the protein MSLTRFSLTGRVTIVTGAGRGIGKAIALGLADAGATLVVAARTVADIENTASEIQKKGGKALAVPTDVRINDQINNLVDKAVSEFGKIDILVNNAGGSFVVPTMDISEGGWDAIVRENLKSAFLCSQAVAKVMIVHSEGVIVNIASVAGLNAYIFNAAYGAAKAGIINLTKTMATDLAKYNIRVNAIAPGYIATEGMLQLFGARPEATKQIPLARLGQPEDIVGGVIYLVSDASAYVTGETLVIDGGLTTKPSLGLI; this is encoded by the coding sequence ATGAGTTTAACACGATTTAGCTTGACAGGTAGAGTAACCATTGTAACTGGAGCTGGTCGAGGTATAGGTAAAGCTATAGCTCTGGGATTGGCAGATGCTGGTGCCACTCTTGTGGTGGCAGCCCGCACTGTTGCTGACATTGAAAACACTGCTTCGGAAATCCAGAAAAAAGGCGGGAAAGCGTTGGCTGTACCAACTGATGTGCGCATAAATGACCAGATAAATAATCTTGTAGATAAGGCGGTGAGTGAGTTCGGTAAAATCGATATCTTGGTCAATAATGCAGGTGGGTCATTTGTGGTGCCAACAATGGACATTAGTGAAGGTGGTTGGGATGCTATCGTCCGCGAGAATTTGAAAAGCGCATTCCTCTGTAGTCAGGCAGTTGCTAAAGTGATGATAGTCCACAGTGAGGGTGTTATTGTGAACATTGCTTCGGTTGCCGGACTCAACGCCTATATTTTTAATGCCGCTTATGGGGCAGCCAAGGCTGGAATTATAAATTTGACCAAGACCATGGCTACAGATTTAGCTAAGTATAACATCAGAGTCAATGCGATTGCTCCTGGCTATATTGCTACTGAGGGGATGCTTCAGCTGTTTGGTGCTCGACCAGAAGCAACCAAACAAATCCCACTAGCTCGTCTGGGGCAACCTGAGGACATTGTTGGCGGAGTTATCTATTTGGTTTCTGATGCCTCGGCTTATGTCACTGGTGAAACGCTGGTCATTGATGGTGGACTGACAACAAAACCAAGTTTGGGCCTCATTTAA
- the miaB gene encoding tRNA (N6-isopentenyl adenosine(37)-C2)-methylthiotransferase MiaB, translated as MPGYYIWTIGCQMNKAESQRVAYYLELFGYQAAPVLQRADLVVLNTCVVRQSAESKVIGTLGYLKGIKNSKPDFSILVTGCFVDSDVKWLERNFPHVDLFFKPSDYAGLLRWAEKQGIGIPGDRTGLPSTKSTSVSASIPIIQGCNNFCSYCIVPYRRGREKSRPIEEIVCEVTELAKRGTREVTLLGQNVNSYGHDLPTQPNLSNLLTELNDVDGLARIRFLTSHPKDMGQKLIQTIASLDKVCEHISLPLQAGDNDLLKAMRRGYTVEHYRQLVGNIRNCISEVALSTDVIVGFPNETEEQFERTLAMLEEIRFDTVHVAAYSPRPGTSSREYKDEVLPDIKKERLNKVEMLQADIAGDINSRLTGKIVEVLVEGSKRGKWYGRTRSNKLVFCEGDNDCLGRLIDVTITKASPWALQA; from the coding sequence ATGCCTGGGTATTACATTTGGACAATAGGTTGCCAAATGAACAAGGCTGAATCGCAGCGGGTGGCCTATTATCTCGAACTATTCGGTTATCAGGCCGCACCTGTACTACAGAGGGCTGACCTAGTAGTACTCAATACCTGTGTAGTCCGGCAGAGTGCTGAAAGCAAGGTTATTGGCACACTTGGTTACCTTAAAGGCATTAAGAATAGCAAGCCTGATTTTTCTATTCTAGTTACCGGTTGCTTTGTTGATTCTGATGTTAAGTGGCTTGAGAGGAACTTCCCACATGTTGACCTGTTCTTCAAGCCCAGCGATTATGCCGGATTGCTCAGATGGGCTGAAAAACAAGGTATTGGTATACCTGGGGATAGAACAGGCTTGCCTTCAACTAAGAGCACATCAGTTAGTGCGTCCATCCCTATTATTCAGGGTTGCAATAATTTCTGTTCCTATTGCATCGTCCCTTACCGGCGGGGTAGAGAAAAGAGTCGGCCCATAGAGGAAATAGTCTGTGAAGTGACAGAGTTAGCAAAACGTGGGACAAGAGAGGTCACTTTACTGGGCCAGAATGTGAATTCCTACGGGCATGATCTTCCAACACAGCCTAACCTAAGTAACTTGCTCACCGAACTAAATGATGTTGACGGCTTGGCTAGGATTCGCTTTCTAACCAGTCACCCCAAGGACATGGGCCAAAAGCTTATCCAAACTATCGCTTCCCTAGATAAGGTTTGTGAGCATATAAGCCTTCCTCTCCAGGCAGGAGATAATGATTTGCTCAAAGCTATGCGGCGTGGGTATACAGTGGAACACTACCGACAGCTTGTTGGTAACATCCGCAATTGTATTTCTGAGGTGGCTCTGAGCACCGATGTCATAGTTGGCTTTCCCAATGAAACTGAGGAGCAATTTGAGCGTACATTAGCTATGCTTGAGGAAATCAGATTCGATACCGTCCATGTTGCTGCCTATTCCCCACGTCCTGGTACCTCCTCTAGGGAATATAAGGATGAAGTTCTGCCTGATATTAAGAAGGAACGCCTTAACAAAGTTGAAATGCTCCAAGCTGATATAGCGGGTGACATCAACTCTCGGCTCACAGGTAAAATAGTGGAGGTGTTAGTAGAGGGTAGTAAAAGAGGTAAATGGTATGGGCGCACACGGAGCAATAAGCTGGTCTTTTGTGAAGGTGATAATGATTGCTTAGGACGCTTGATAGATGTTACTATAACTAAGGCCAGCCCGTGGGCACTACAGGCATGA
- the nadB gene encoding L-aspartate oxidase produces MIYDYVVIGSGIAGLYTALLAKEAGSVLVLTKGSIEDCNTRHAQGGIAAPIGENDSPELHFQDTINAGDGLCDLEAVRILVNEAPDRIADLIKFGVPFDTLDGEIALTREAAHSVPRILHAGGDATGEHIEVTLSRRVRMSSINVLEYCLVTQIILESGKVKGARALDCRTGLIEEYECRFVILATGGAGRLFKYTTNSDVATGDGIALAFQAGAEITDMEFFQFHPTAVRLPGVPPFLISEAVRGEGGILRNVEGYHFMPDYTPEAELAPRDVVARSILYEMRKTGSDRVFLDVTHIPARRVATRFPHIYRFCLDHGLDITKGLIPVAPAAHYLMGGVKVNTWGETNIDGLFAAGETACTGVHGANRLASNSLLEVVVFSKRILERTREIAKDIPTSVTTNTGCYHLEERKKLKTTSRLNLSNLESLLWDKVGIIRSGDGLSKAVDILATWQALLSHPTDRPSYELNNMVLNARLMAEAALLRQESRGAHFRTDFPKTSPDWQKHVVFRASNYT; encoded by the coding sequence ATGATTTATGATTATGTCGTAATTGGAAGTGGTATCGCTGGACTTTACACTGCCCTGCTGGCCAAAGAGGCAGGTAGCGTTTTGGTTCTGACTAAGGGTAGCATTGAAGATTGTAATACCAGGCATGCTCAGGGGGGAATTGCTGCTCCCATAGGGGAAAATGATTCTCCCGAGCTTCATTTCCAGGACACCATCAATGCCGGTGATGGCCTGTGTGACCTTGAGGCAGTGCGCATTCTGGTTAATGAGGCGCCAGACCGTATTGCCGACCTTATAAAATTCGGTGTTCCCTTTGACACACTGGATGGAGAAATTGCCTTAACTAGAGAAGCTGCGCATAGTGTCCCTCGTATCCTGCATGCTGGTGGTGATGCCACTGGTGAGCATATTGAGGTCACCCTAAGTCGGCGAGTGCGCATGTCTTCAATAAACGTACTTGAATACTGTTTAGTCACTCAAATTATACTAGAATCTGGGAAAGTTAAAGGTGCGAGAGCTCTCGATTGCCGTACTGGCTTAATTGAAGAGTATGAATGTCGCTTTGTAATTTTAGCTACTGGAGGTGCTGGGCGGCTGTTTAAGTATACTACCAACTCTGATGTAGCCACTGGTGATGGTATTGCGCTGGCTTTTCAAGCCGGTGCTGAAATAACAGATATGGAGTTTTTCCAGTTTCATCCGACTGCTGTTCGCCTTCCCGGGGTTCCACCATTTCTCATCAGTGAAGCCGTACGCGGAGAGGGTGGCATCTTGCGCAATGTAGAAGGATATCACTTTATGCCAGATTATACGCCTGAAGCTGAGCTGGCACCTAGAGATGTAGTAGCTAGGAGCATTCTCTATGAGATGAGAAAAACTGGTAGCGACCGAGTATTCTTGGATGTGACTCATATTCCTGCCCGCCGAGTTGCTACACGTTTTCCTCATATTTATCGCTTCTGCCTTGATCATGGACTGGACATCACTAAAGGCCTTATCCCGGTAGCTCCAGCTGCCCATTATTTGATGGGTGGGGTTAAAGTCAATACCTGGGGGGAGACCAATATTGATGGGTTATTTGCTGCCGGTGAAACTGCTTGCACTGGTGTCCACGGTGCCAATCGACTGGCCTCGAACTCTTTGCTTGAAGTTGTGGTCTTCAGTAAACGGATTCTTGAAAGAACTCGGGAGATAGCTAAGGATATCCCAACATCGGTAACTACTAACACTGGCTGCTACCACCTGGAAGAGCGAAAAAAGTTGAAGACTACCTCACGGCTTAATTTATCAAACCTCGAATCTCTTCTCTGGGATAAGGTTGGCATTATTCGTTCCGGTGATGGTCTGTCTAAAGCTGTGGACATTCTGGCTACCTGGCAGGCTTTGTTGTCTCATCCAACAGACCGCCCTTCTTACGAGTTGAACAATATGGTATTGAATGCTCGCCTGATGGCTGAGGCTGCTTTGCTTCGTCAAGAAAGCCGTGGTGCTCATTTCCGAACTGACTTTCCTAAAACTTCACCAGACTGGCAAAAGCATGTCGTTTTCAGGGCAAGCAACTACACTTAA
- a CDS encoding RidA family protein — MKKRVHDVDALTKAGPYSHVVEAGGFLFVSGIVPVDLEKNLMITDDIKAATELVLTNVKKTLESVGSRLDKVVKATVFLRDMADFSSMNEIFRAFFPKDPPARSCVAVKEVPGNFPVEIEVIAIK, encoded by the coding sequence ATGAAAAAGAGGGTTCATGATGTAGATGCGCTAACAAAAGCCGGGCCTTATTCTCATGTTGTGGAAGCGGGTGGATTTCTTTTTGTCTCCGGCATAGTTCCTGTAGACCTCGAAAAGAATTTAATGATAACTGATGATATAAAGGCGGCTACTGAACTGGTACTCACTAATGTGAAGAAAACGTTAGAGTCGGTAGGTAGTAGACTCGATAAAGTTGTTAAAGCAACTGTTTTTCTGCGGGATATGGCGGATTTCAGTAGCATGAACGAGATTTTCAGGGCCTTTTTCCCTAAAGATCCTCCAGCGCGCTCGTGTGTTGCTGTAAAGGAAGTCCCCGGCAATTTCCCTGTGGAGATAGAAGTTATTGCCATAAAATGA